A stretch of Paraburkholderia phenazinium DNA encodes these proteins:
- a CDS encoding type II toxin-antitoxin system RelE/ParE family toxin has protein sequence MAFLIDFYNEKVKVQVASLPKTLLARFIALADRMETYGPNLGEPHTQSMGGGLFEMRLKGAEGIARVFFCTVVERRVVMLHAFVKKSQETPRNELDIARKRLLEIKRDNV, from the coding sequence ATGGCATTTCTGATCGACTTTTACAACGAGAAGGTCAAAGTCCAGGTCGCTTCGCTGCCCAAGACGCTACTGGCGCGATTTATCGCACTGGCGGATCGCATGGAAACATATGGTCCGAACCTTGGAGAACCGCACACCCAATCCATGGGCGGCGGCCTTTTCGAAATGCGTCTGAAGGGAGCGGAGGGCATTGCCAGAGTGTTCTTTTGCACGGTCGTCGAACGCCGCGTCGTCATGCTGCATGCGTTCGTGAAGAAGTCGCAAGAGACGCCCCGAAACGAGCTGGACATAGCTCGCAAAAGACTGCTGGAGATCAAACGTGACAACGTATAA
- a CDS encoding response regulator transcription factor — translation MKFLVADDHELIRQGVKGMLRGLDPDAQFDEADTWDTLAAAARPDADHDLAIVDLHMPGMSGAASLEILLKEHPALPVVVLSAEESPDEMRAVLAAGALGFVPKRQPASVMLKAIELVLSGGAYVPMEALSLLGVRETAQAAQAAPGGAGSSPGAPSVTEPIVHVEALQPHQQHLLENLAPRQQDIMRLVHRGWTNKMIARELGVAEGTIKVHLSVIFRALGVHNRSTAIAVINGWLEAGRTL, via the coding sequence ATGAAGTTTCTTGTGGCCGATGACCATGAACTGATCCGCCAGGGCGTCAAAGGAATGCTGCGCGGACTCGACCCGGATGCCCAGTTCGACGAGGCCGACACCTGGGACACCCTCGCCGCCGCCGCGCGGCCCGACGCCGATCACGATCTGGCGATTGTCGATCTGCATATGCCCGGCATGAGCGGCGCGGCGTCACTCGAAATCCTGCTCAAGGAACACCCGGCGCTACCGGTGGTCGTGCTTTCCGCTGAAGAATCACCTGACGAAATGCGCGCGGTCCTCGCGGCCGGCGCGCTTGGCTTCGTTCCGAAACGCCAGCCGGCCAGCGTCATGCTGAAGGCCATCGAACTGGTGTTATCGGGCGGCGCGTATGTGCCGATGGAAGCGTTGAGTCTGCTCGGCGTACGCGAAACGGCGCAAGCTGCACAGGCAGCACCGGGCGGCGCGGGGAGTTCGCCGGGCGCGCCATCCGTGACCGAGCCCATTGTTCACGTCGAGGCCTTGCAGCCGCATCAGCAGCATCTGCTTGAAAATCTCGCGCCGCGCCAACAGGACATCATGCGTCTGGTGCACCGCGGCTGGACCAACAAGATGATTGCGCGCGAGCTGGGTGTGGCGGAAGGAACGATCAAGGTGCATCTTTCGGTGATCTTCCGGGCGCTCGGCGTCCACAACCGGTCCACCGCGATTGCCGTGATCAACGGCTGGCTGGAAGCGGGCAGGACGCTGTAG
- a CDS encoding SDR family NAD(P)-dependent oxidoreductase: MKNFTDRVAAITGAGSGMGRSLAIQLAREGCHLALADRNTASLAETALLAEGAAPQIVGAPLRVTTRVLDVADRAAMFDWAAETAAQHDRINLVFNNAGVALSSTIDGMDYADLEWIVGINFWGVVHGTKAFLPHLKASGEGHIVNTSSVFGLFAQPGMSGYNATKFAVRGFTEALRQELDLMKCGVSATCVHPGGIRTSIAQSSRIASNMVGFMIESEQQGKDDFEKFFITTADEAARTILDGVRRNKRRVLIGRDARAADWLARTLPAAYQALVVMQTRRLHRIAHKRARAADAEAAGRRA; encoded by the coding sequence ATGAAGAATTTCACAGACCGTGTTGCCGCCATTACCGGCGCCGGCTCGGGTATGGGCCGCTCGCTGGCGATCCAGCTGGCGCGCGAAGGCTGCCACCTGGCGCTCGCCGATCGCAACACCGCAAGCCTTGCCGAAACCGCGCTGCTCGCCGAGGGCGCAGCACCGCAGATCGTCGGTGCGCCGCTACGTGTGACGACCCGCGTACTCGACGTGGCGGATCGCGCGGCGATGTTCGACTGGGCCGCCGAAACCGCCGCCCAGCACGACCGCATCAATCTCGTCTTCAACAACGCAGGCGTGGCGCTGTCCAGCACGATCGACGGCATGGACTATGCCGATCTCGAATGGATCGTCGGCATCAACTTCTGGGGCGTCGTGCATGGTACGAAAGCGTTCCTCCCGCATCTGAAGGCGTCAGGTGAAGGGCATATCGTCAACACCTCGAGCGTATTCGGTTTGTTCGCACAACCTGGCATGAGCGGCTACAACGCGACCAAGTTCGCTGTGCGCGGCTTCACCGAAGCGCTGCGGCAAGAGCTCGATCTGATGAAATGCGGCGTCTCGGCCACCTGCGTGCACCCGGGCGGCATCCGAACCAGCATCGCGCAGTCGAGCCGGATCGCCTCGAACATGGTCGGTTTCATGATCGAGAGCGAACAGCAAGGTAAGGACGATTTCGAAAAGTTCTTCATCACAACGGCCGACGAAGCCGCCCGCACGATTCTCGACGGCGTGCGCAGGAACAAACGGCGCGTGCTGATCGGCCGCGATGCGCGGGCTGCCGACTGGCTCGCCCGCACGTTGCCGGCCGCCTATCAGGCGCTCGTCGTGATGCAGACGCGCCGCCTACACCGCATTGCGCATAAGCGCGCCCGCGCTGCCGACGCAGAAGCCGCCGGACGGCGCGCGTGA
- a CDS encoding mechanosensitive ion channel family protein encodes MQNLLAQIHPNRWTFLWDSLTAISMHLCAAALILVVGWWVARRVSRSLHRLLTNQSRMDATLRPILCDTSLWGIRVVAIIGGLSQLGIQTASIVAVLGAAGLAIGLALQGTMQNIAAGIMLLLLRPFKVGDSIEAGTGTVAGTVEEISLFTTRLTKSDGICEYVPNSALWSNSIRNYNRNPTRRLDLEVEISVRDDVDHALAALRALAAADPRALQTPAPQVMVTRFDDSTVVLNIRVWAKIDVFWDMRWDLARQVRQTLNDAQCGLPVRTRELHIVQSAEPGEPVMDRAVSRPRAVTQ; translated from the coding sequence ATGCAGAACCTTCTCGCCCAGATCCACCCGAACCGGTGGACCTTTCTCTGGGATTCGCTCACCGCCATCTCAATGCACCTGTGCGCCGCCGCGCTGATCCTCGTGGTCGGCTGGTGGGTGGCGCGGCGCGTCTCGCGCTCGCTCCACCGTTTGCTTACCAACCAGTCGCGCATGGACGCCACGCTGCGCCCCATCCTCTGCGACACCAGCCTGTGGGGCATTCGCGTGGTCGCCATCATCGGCGGGCTGTCCCAGTTGGGTATTCAGACCGCGAGCATCGTCGCGGTGCTCGGCGCTGCCGGTCTCGCGATCGGTCTTGCGCTGCAAGGTACGATGCAGAACATCGCAGCCGGCATCATGCTGTTGCTGCTACGCCCGTTCAAGGTGGGCGATTCGATCGAAGCGGGCACGGGTACTGTCGCCGGCACCGTCGAAGAAATCAGCCTGTTCACCACGCGCCTGACCAAATCCGACGGCATCTGCGAGTACGTGCCGAATAGCGCGCTTTGGAGCAACTCGATCCGAAATTACAACCGCAATCCGACCCGCCGCCTCGATCTCGAAGTGGAAATCTCCGTGCGAGACGATGTGGATCACGCGCTCGCCGCACTGCGCGCCCTCGCCGCCGCCGATCCGCGCGCACTGCAAACGCCCGCGCCGCAAGTCATGGTGACCCGCTTCGACGACAGCACGGTGGTGCTCAATATCCGCGTGTGGGCGAAGATCGATGTTTTCTGGGACATGCGCTGGGATCTCGCCCGCCAGGTGCGCCAGACACTCAACGACGCGCAATGCGGGCTGCCGGTTCGGACGCGGGAATTGCACATCGTGCAAAGCGCTGAACCAGGCGAGCCGGTGATGGATCGCGCGGTATCCCGTCCGAGGGCTGTTACCCAGTAA
- a CDS encoding flavin-containing monooxygenase — MNARTMPPDALAPLETDVAIIGSGFAGLGMAIRLRQAGMTDFMVAEKADSVGGTWRDNHYPGCACDVQSHVYSFSFAPNPRWTRMFARQPEIRAYLEACTQRFGVQRHIRFGHELVSAIYDETRHRWHMLFANGQRWSARVLVSGMGGLSRAAVPDIPGLDTFKGKTFHSQQWDHSYSLEGKRVAVIGTGASAIQFVPQIAPRVAQLDLFQRTPPWIMPKADRAVKPFEQWLFRHLPFTQKMWRAGLYCMLESRAFGFAIHPSLMKTAQKVAVRHLHRQVTDPQLRATLTPDYTMGCKRILISNDYFPAVSRQNVAVITSEIARVEEDAVITTDGVRHPADCLIFGTGFQIADPFPRGVVRGKGGVDIVDTWHNGAHAYLGTTLPGYPNFFMVVGPNTGLGHNSMVYMIESQVEYILRALQTMQRERAAAIEVRPHVERAYNEQIQQKLSRAIWSTGGCKSWYLDPRTGKNTTLWPGFAFRFRQATRSFSMGDYFAYVPAAQTEAGLNAHTARSTQGGASTASAGSASSAASSAEAT; from the coding sequence ATGAACGCACGCACGATGCCCCCCGACGCTCTGGCGCCCCTCGAAACCGATGTCGCTATCATCGGTTCGGGCTTCGCCGGACTCGGCATGGCGATCCGGCTCCGCCAGGCCGGCATGACCGACTTCATGGTCGCCGAAAAGGCCGACTCCGTCGGCGGCACCTGGCGCGACAATCACTACCCGGGTTGCGCCTGCGACGTGCAATCGCACGTCTATTCCTTCTCGTTCGCGCCGAACCCGCGCTGGACTCGCATGTTCGCGCGCCAGCCGGAAATTCGCGCGTATCTGGAAGCGTGCACCCAGCGCTTCGGCGTGCAACGGCACATTCGCTTTGGTCACGAACTGGTGAGCGCCATCTACGACGAAACGCGTCATCGCTGGCACATGCTGTTCGCCAACGGCCAACGCTGGTCGGCGCGGGTGCTGGTATCGGGCATGGGCGGCCTGTCGCGTGCGGCGGTGCCGGATATTCCCGGGCTCGATACCTTCAAGGGCAAGACCTTCCATTCGCAGCAGTGGGACCACAGCTATTCGCTGGAAGGTAAACGCGTCGCCGTGATCGGCACCGGCGCGAGCGCCATTCAGTTCGTGCCGCAGATTGCTCCGCGTGTCGCACAGCTCGACCTGTTCCAGCGCACGCCGCCGTGGATCATGCCGAAGGCCGACCGCGCCGTGAAACCGTTCGAACAGTGGCTGTTCCGGCACCTGCCGTTCACCCAGAAGATGTGGCGCGCGGGTCTCTATTGCATGCTGGAATCGCGGGCGTTTGGCTTTGCGATTCATCCATCGCTGATGAAGACGGCGCAGAAAGTCGCGGTGCGTCATCTGCATCGTCAGGTGACCGACCCGCAACTGCGCGCCACACTCACGCCCGATTACACGATGGGCTGCAAGCGTATCCTCATTTCGAACGACTATTTCCCGGCGGTGTCGCGCCAGAATGTGGCGGTCATCACGAGCGAGATCGCGCGCGTCGAAGAAGACGCCGTGATCACGACCGATGGCGTGCGTCATCCCGCCGACTGCCTGATCTTCGGCACCGGCTTCCAGATCGCGGATCCGTTCCCGCGCGGCGTAGTGCGGGGCAAAGGCGGGGTCGATATCGTCGATACCTGGCACAACGGTGCGCACGCGTACCTCGGCACCACGTTGCCTGGCTATCCGAACTTCTTTATGGTCGTCGGCCCGAACACGGGGCTCGGCCACAACTCGATGGTGTACATGATCGAGTCGCAGGTCGAGTACATCCTGCGCGCGCTGCAAACCATGCAACGCGAACGCGCTGCCGCGATCGAGGTGCGGCCGCATGTCGAGCGTGCCTACAACGAGCAGATCCAGCAGAAGCTAAGCCGCGCCATCTGGTCCACAGGCGGCTGCAAGAGCTGGTACCTCGATCCGCGGACCGGCAAGAACACGACGCTGTGGCCTGGATTCGCGTTCCGTTTCCGCCAGGCTACCCGCAGCTTCAGCATGGGTGATTACTTTGCATATGTGCCTGCGGCTCAAACCGAGGCGGGATTGAACGCGCACACGGCCAGGTCGACGCAGGGCGGCGCGTCAACGGCTTCAGCCGGGTCCGCTTCTTCGGCTGCATCGTCGGCAGAGGCAACTTGA
- the cydB gene encoding cytochrome d ubiquinol oxidase subunit II, which translates to MDVTVVWAAIIALGLFMYVVLDGFDLGIGIVFPFFPDEKERNLMMNTVAPVWDGNETWLVLGGAGLFAVFPVVYSTVLSALYLPLIFMLACLIFRGVSFELRAKANRTKHLWDLAFIGGSAGASFFQGIVLGAFLQGIPVVDGSYAGSAFGWLTPFSLLTGLGLVVTYALLGCCWLVAKTEGDLQRRLHRVVWPLTIVLLGFIAVVSLWTPLQDPNIAQRWFDSGLFYRLLPVPFLVAICALFMRRAVRDRHHTTPFVLALALVLIGYLGLLVSLWPYAIPSSMTLWEAAAPRSSQMFTLVGAAVIIPVIISYTTMGYWVFRGKVRHDDQHHYH; encoded by the coding sequence ATGGATGTCACCGTAGTGTGGGCCGCGATCATCGCGCTGGGCCTCTTCATGTATGTGGTGCTCGACGGCTTCGATCTGGGCATCGGCATCGTGTTTCCTTTCTTTCCCGATGAGAAAGAACGCAATCTGATGATGAACACCGTCGCGCCCGTCTGGGACGGCAACGAGACGTGGCTCGTACTCGGTGGCGCCGGTCTGTTTGCGGTGTTTCCGGTGGTTTACTCAACCGTGTTGTCGGCGCTGTATCTGCCGCTGATTTTCATGCTCGCCTGCCTGATCTTCCGTGGCGTGTCGTTCGAGCTGCGCGCCAAGGCAAATCGTACGAAGCATCTGTGGGATCTGGCGTTTATCGGCGGCTCGGCAGGCGCGTCGTTCTTCCAGGGCATCGTGCTGGGGGCCTTCCTGCAAGGCATTCCAGTCGTGGACGGCAGCTATGCAGGCTCGGCGTTTGGCTGGCTCACGCCGTTCAGCCTGTTGACCGGTCTTGGCCTCGTCGTCACCTATGCGCTGCTCGGCTGCTGCTGGCTGGTCGCCAAAACCGAAGGCGATCTGCAACGCCGCCTGCATCGCGTCGTGTGGCCGCTGACGATCGTGTTGCTCGGCTTCATCGCGGTGGTCAGTCTCTGGACCCCGCTGCAAGACCCGAATATCGCCCAGCGCTGGTTCGACTCGGGTCTGTTCTATCGCTTGTTGCCGGTGCCGTTCCTCGTTGCCATCTGTGCGTTGTTCATGCGGCGTGCCGTGCGCGACCGGCATCACACGACGCCGTTCGTGCTGGCGCTCGCGCTCGTGCTGATCGGTTATCTCGGCTTGCTGGTGAGCTTGTGGCCGTATGCCATTCCGTCGAGCATGACCCTGTGGGAGGCCGCCGCGCCGCGTTCGAGCCAGATGTTCACGCTGGTGGGCGCAGCGGTGATCATTCCAGTCATCATCAGCTATACGACGATGGGTTATTGGGTATTTCGCGGCAAGGTGCGCCATGACGACCAACATCACTATCACTAA
- a CDS encoding cytochrome ubiquinol oxidase subunit I: MNPASTISAFDLARIQFAFTVSFHIVFPALSIGLASFIAVLEWRWLKTGKAYYKDLCLFWSKIFAVAFGMGVVSGVVMSYEFGTNWSGFSSFAGAITGPLLMYEVMTAFFLEAGFLGIMLFGWQRVSRRAHFGATLMVAIGTLISTFWILASNSWMQTPQGFAVENGHVVPLDWFKIIFNPSFPYRLAHMALAAFIVAALVVAAVGAWHLLKGRRDPAVKTMFSMALWMLLILTPIQAFVGDQHGLNTRKYQPAKIAAIEGLWNTEKGGTALNLFGIPDMKAETTRYAVSIPHLGSLILTHSWDGEIRGLKEFPPQDRPDSTIVFWSFRVMAGLGVLMIVMSITAWVVRRRGRLYDARWFQKLAVAMGPTGFITLLAGWVTTEAGRQPWVVYGVLRTSQAVSPLTTQQVGISLMAFVIVYFLVFGTGIYYMLKLMRSGPALPGQTPHGTPETPPGRPARLPMPAAEQLADVA; encoded by the coding sequence ATGAATCCCGCATCCACAATCTCCGCATTCGACCTGGCGCGCATCCAGTTCGCGTTCACGGTTTCGTTTCATATCGTTTTCCCCGCACTGAGCATCGGGCTCGCCAGTTTCATCGCCGTCCTCGAATGGCGTTGGCTCAAGACCGGTAAGGCCTACTACAAAGATTTGTGTCTGTTCTGGTCGAAGATCTTTGCAGTGGCTTTCGGCATGGGTGTCGTCTCCGGCGTCGTCATGAGCTACGAGTTCGGTACCAACTGGTCGGGCTTCTCCAGCTTCGCCGGGGCGATCACCGGACCGCTGCTGATGTACGAGGTCATGACCGCGTTCTTCCTCGAAGCGGGCTTCCTCGGCATCATGCTGTTCGGCTGGCAGCGCGTCAGTCGGCGCGCGCATTTTGGTGCGACTCTGATGGTCGCCATCGGCACGCTGATCTCCACCTTCTGGATTCTCGCCTCCAATAGCTGGATGCAGACGCCGCAAGGCTTCGCTGTCGAAAATGGTCACGTCGTGCCGCTCGACTGGTTCAAGATCATCTTCAATCCGTCGTTCCCTTACCGCCTCGCACATATGGCGCTCGCCGCGTTTATCGTCGCCGCTCTGGTAGTCGCGGCCGTCGGCGCATGGCATCTGCTGAAGGGGCGGCGCGATCCCGCGGTCAAGACGATGTTCTCCATGGCGCTGTGGATGCTGTTGATCCTCACGCCCATCCAGGCCTTTGTCGGCGACCAGCACGGCCTGAACACCCGAAAGTATCAGCCGGCCAAGATCGCGGCGATCGAAGGCCTGTGGAACACCGAGAAAGGCGGCACGGCGCTCAACCTGTTCGGCATCCCCGACATGAAGGCGGAGACCACTCGCTACGCGGTGTCGATTCCGCATCTGGGCAGCCTGATTCTCACGCATAGCTGGGACGGCGAGATCCGCGGCCTGAAGGAATTCCCGCCACAGGACCGGCCGGATTCGACCATCGTGTTCTGGAGCTTCCGCGTGATGGCGGGACTCGGCGTGCTGATGATCGTGATGTCGATCACCGCATGGGTAGTACGCCGGCGCGGCAGGCTCTATGACGCCAGGTGGTTCCAGAAGCTCGCCGTGGCGATGGGCCCCACTGGCTTCATCACGTTGCTGGCCGGTTGGGTGACGACCGAAGCAGGCCGTCAGCCGTGGGTGGTCTACGGCGTGCTGCGCACCTCGCAGGCGGTGTCTCCGCTTACCACGCAGCAAGTGGGTATCTCGCTGATGGCGTTCGTGATCGTCTACTTCCTCGTGTTCGGCACTGGCATCTACTACATGCTCAAGCTGATGCGCTCGGGTCCCGCGTTGCCCGGCCAGACGCCCCACGGCACGCCGGAAACGCCACCCGGCCGCCCCGCGCGTCTCCCCATGCCGGCCGCCGAGCAGCTGGCCGACGTAGCCTGA
- a CDS encoding alpha/beta fold hydrolase: MIRDTLVVEAGDVRLAVYVSGPREAPPLVLVHGYPDSAAVWEPVRAQLDGRYRVITYDVRGAGASEAPSGGAAYRLERLASDLAAVVDATCGGQAFHLVGHDWGSIQSWEAVTSPAFEGRIASFTSISGPCLDHAALGLRNLSGPGNRSSDSSHGVSSPDKPRTHSSTQRFAGGLRQTLKSWYIFLFHVPLVPELVWRCGGARAWPLWLRLTERIRRAPDPAQLRNAINGLNLYRANFVDRLFHPRNRPAHAPVQFVVPLRDRYVGPALSLGLEAWLGNYTRETIDAGHWVVLRDPVGIATRIDRFASQHPSPSRVNGVSAFAASA, from the coding sequence GTGATCCGCGATACGCTCGTCGTCGAAGCCGGCGACGTACGCCTTGCCGTGTACGTCAGCGGACCGCGCGAAGCGCCGCCGTTGGTGCTCGTACACGGCTATCCGGATTCGGCGGCGGTATGGGAGCCGGTTCGGGCGCAACTGGACGGGCGCTATCGTGTGATTACCTACGACGTGCGCGGCGCCGGCGCGTCGGAAGCGCCGTCTGGCGGGGCCGCGTATCGGCTGGAACGGCTGGCCTCTGACCTGGCCGCCGTGGTCGACGCTACCTGTGGCGGACAGGCCTTTCATCTGGTGGGCCACGACTGGGGCTCAATCCAGAGCTGGGAAGCGGTAACGAGCCCCGCGTTCGAAGGCCGCATCGCTTCGTTCACATCAATTTCGGGGCCGTGTCTTGATCACGCCGCGTTGGGTCTACGTAACCTGAGTGGCCCTGGTAACCGCAGCAGCGATAGCAGCCACGGCGTGTCGTCCCCGGACAAACCCCGCACGCACAGTTCTACGCAGCGGTTCGCCGGTGGCCTGCGCCAAACGCTGAAGTCCTGGTACATCTTCCTGTTTCATGTGCCGCTCGTGCCCGAACTGGTGTGGCGTTGCGGCGGCGCACGCGCATGGCCGCTGTGGTTGCGGCTCACCGAGCGCATCCGCCGTGCGCCAGATCCTGCCCAGCTACGCAATGCGATCAACGGTTTGAATTTGTACCGCGCCAACTTCGTCGACCGGCTGTTTCATCCACGCAACCGCCCGGCTCACGCGCCGGTGCAATTCGTTGTGCCGTTGCGCGACCGTTATGTGGGGCCCGCCCTTTCATTGGGGCTCGAGGCGTGGCTCGGCAACTATACGCGCGAGACGATCGACGCCGGCCACTGGGTCGTGCTGCGCGATCCCGTCGGTATCGCCACCCGGATCGACCGGTTTGCCTCACAGCATCCGTCGCCAAGCCGGGTGAACGGCGTCAGCGCGTTCGCGGCAAGCGCGTGA
- a CDS encoding putative glycolipid-binding domain-containing protein, translated as MRDIRWVSEEGDGIEHLAFDARDDGFHVESALVGQRYGKGYGLYYRMHCDPRWRVTYAFLKIMGGGELEMHGDGEGHWRDGDGKTLGMIEGCIDIDIAATPFTNTLPIRRLQLTEGERRPIAVAYISTPELQVTRAEQAYTCLALNREYRYEGIFRNFTADMQVDEDGLVIDYPTLFTRLPRTR; from the coding sequence ATGCGCGATATACGTTGGGTATCGGAGGAAGGCGACGGCATCGAACATCTCGCGTTCGATGCACGTGACGACGGTTTCCACGTCGAGAGCGCGCTCGTAGGACAGCGTTACGGAAAGGGTTATGGGCTTTACTACCGGATGCATTGCGATCCGCGTTGGCGTGTGACCTATGCGTTTCTCAAGATCATGGGCGGCGGCGAGCTGGAGATGCACGGCGACGGCGAGGGCCATTGGCGCGATGGCGATGGCAAGACGCTCGGCATGATCGAAGGCTGCATCGACATCGATATTGCCGCTACGCCGTTCACCAACACGCTGCCCATCCGGCGTCTGCAACTAACCGAGGGCGAGCGCCGGCCGATTGCAGTGGCTTACATCTCGACGCCAGAGCTTCAGGTTACTCGCGCCGAGCAGGCCTACACATGCCTCGCGTTGAACCGCGAGTATCGCTACGAAGGCATCTTTCGCAACTTCACCGCCGACATGCAAGTGGACGAAGATGGTCTCGTGATCGACTATCCGACGCTCTTCACGCGCTTGCCGCGAACGCGCTGA
- a CDS encoding helix-turn-helix domain-containing protein, which produces MTTYKELRTHALADPEVRAEYERLNREEFALLDQMLAARHAAGLSQAQVAERMGTKAPAVTRLERALASGQHSPSIDTLRKYAAACGKKLVISIA; this is translated from the coding sequence GTGACAACGTATAAGGAATTACGCACCCACGCCCTCGCGGACCCCGAAGTCCGCGCCGAATACGAACGGCTGAACCGCGAAGAATTCGCCCTCCTCGACCAGATGCTCGCAGCGCGTCACGCCGCCGGGCTGAGTCAGGCGCAAGTCGCTGAGCGCATGGGCACCAAGGCACCCGCTGTAACGCGACTCGAGCGCGCACTTGCGTCAGGACAGCACTCGCCGTCCATCGACACGCTGCGCAAATATGCGGCCGCGTGCGGCAAGAAACTCGTCATTTCGATCGCGTGA
- a CDS encoding metal-dependent hydrolase: MMPIRRDLRFVLPPERACDWHQEGSHVTHFFNALSLLFPAGERFFMDSVRNYRDRIDDPVLKKQVLGFIGQEAMHTREHIEYNDLLQNARLPAHKLDRRLTWFLNVNRKMPKSFQLAMTVALEHYTAMLAGLLLEDDTRVGGSVQGYAQMWTWHALEETEHKAVSFDVWNTVIKPGPARYLLRTGTMLTVTLAFWLIVFDYHVRLLISDRKRGGHLRGMWRVVKFLYGPKHGVFPGIALEWLRFFKPSFHPWDHDNRAQLARIDGLVAAVDSANAANPAALKASRRGVRAVA; encoded by the coding sequence ATGATGCCGATTCGCCGCGACCTTCGTTTCGTTTTACCTCCTGAGCGTGCCTGCGACTGGCATCAGGAAGGCTCGCATGTGACGCACTTTTTCAATGCGCTTTCGCTGCTGTTTCCAGCGGGCGAGCGTTTCTTCATGGACAGCGTGCGCAACTACCGCGACCGCATCGACGACCCCGTCCTGAAGAAGCAGGTACTCGGTTTTATCGGCCAGGAAGCGATGCATACCCGCGAGCACATCGAGTACAACGATCTGCTGCAAAACGCGAGGCTGCCCGCGCACAAGCTCGATCGGCGTCTCACGTGGTTCCTCAACGTCAATCGCAAGATGCCTAAGTCGTTCCAGCTCGCGATGACCGTCGCGCTGGAGCATTACACAGCGATGCTGGCCGGTCTGCTTCTGGAGGACGACACGCGGGTGGGCGGATCGGTGCAAGGCTATGCGCAGATGTGGACCTGGCATGCACTCGAAGAGACCGAGCACAAGGCCGTCTCGTTCGACGTGTGGAACACTGTGATCAAACCCGGGCCGGCGCGCTATCTGCTGCGCACCGGCACCATGCTGACAGTGACGCTGGCGTTCTGGCTGATCGTGTTCGATTATCACGTGCGTCTGCTGATCTCCGATCGCAAACGCGGCGGACATCTGCGCGGCATGTGGCGCGTCGTCAAATTCCTGTACGGGCCAAAACACGGTGTGTTCCCGGGCATCGCGCTCGAGTGGCTGCGTTTTTTCAAACCCAGCTTCCATCCGTGGGATCACGATAACCGCGCACAACTGGCGCGAATCGATGGCCTCGTGGCCGCCGTTGACTCGGCCAATGCCGCGAATCCCGCGGCGCTGAAGGCGAGCCGCCGCGGCGTGCGGGCGGTGGCGTGA